CAGAAGGACCTGGTCCTAGTTTCGTCCAACTGCGGCAGCCAGGAAGCAAAGGAATTCATTTTGTTCAAATGGAAGGAGGTAAACCAGGACACGGTGATTGATTTTATCAGGACGTACTTTGGCTATTGTGGATACGGGCAGTGCGATATAGAGTCAAGAGCAAGCAAGATCATGATTAGTGTGCACCACGATCTTGGTGAAAAAGGATCCATCTATCTCAAGCACTTCCTTGAAGGATTGATTATGTCTACGCTAAACAGAACATGCAGCGTCATAACTACAAAGGACAGCGTCTCGTTAAATTTTTCAAGTTAATCTAAAAATAATTGTCTGCGAGCATGATGTGATGAATGGTTTGTTTTCTCTTGCTCTAAAACGACTTCAACTGTCAGAGCACTACATGAGCAGATGTGATTTTTTAAATAAGAAGACTGCCAAATGATATAATGTCAAGAGATCCGGATAAATCTCAGGTAATAGTTCGCAATATTACTCAAAACGACATACTAAAAATAGTTGAATTACAAAAGGCGGCATTTCCTTACATGGCAGCGGAAGGGGTGATCTGGAAACCAGAACATCTAAAATCGCACATAGCCCTGTTCCCAGAGGGACAGTTTTGCGCAGAATACAAAGATGCCATTATTGGGTCATGCAGCAGCCTAATGATTACATTGACACCAGAATACAAAGAGCATACTTGGAAGGAAGTGTGTGGAGACAGTTTTTTTAAAAATCATGACCCAAACGGTGACACGCTTTATGCTGCAGACGTCTCGACGCACCCAGATCATAGGCGACTTGGAGTTGCATCGAAACTGTATGAGGCAAGAAAGTCACTAGCAATTAGAAAAAACCTCAAAAGGATAATTGGTGGGGGCCGACTGTTCAACTATTGCGAACATGCAGAGATCACTCCACATGACTATGTAATGAAGGTGAAAAGAGGGGAAATCCAAGAGCCGGTCTTGATGTTTCAACTCAGTAACGGATTTGAATTCATCAAGATACTTCCAAATTATCTGAAGGACGCCAGATCTCTAAACTATGCAACTTTTATTGAATGGAGAAACCCCCAATATCGGAGAGCTAATTGATCATCGACTGTCACGTACACATCAACCAATACGAGTTAATGCAGGATGTACCTACGCTTGAGGGCAGGCTCGAGGCACTCCAGATGGAAATGACTAACAATAACGTAGATTATGCGTTGATACTTTCTTCATACAAAACGGACGAGTACAGACCGTCCGCACGCCAGATAATGGAGGCCATAAGAAAATATGACAATCTGGGATTGGTTGCGGGGTTTTCAATAGATAATCACACAGATGAGGATCTCAAAGACTACAGAGGGTGGATCAAAGATGGGCACGTGAAAGGACTCAAGATTTACTCAGGATATGAGCACTATTACCCGTACGATGAGCGGTACCAAAAAGTCTACGACATGTGTATCGAGTTTGACGTTCCAGTGATGGTCCATACCGGGGACACGCTTAGCAAGAAGAGTAAACTTCGCTATGCACAGCCACTCAATCTTGATGATGTGGCAGTAGACAATCCAGAGTTAAAGATAATCATGTGCCATGTAGGAAATCCCTGGATTGAGGACGCTCAGGAAGTCATCTATAAAAATAAAAACGTCTATGGTGACATTTCGGGGTTTGTGGTCGGAGACTTTGACCATTATTTTGAGAAGATGATGAGTGAAAAGATATCAGAGCTTATCAACTATGCAGGAGAGCCGAAATACCTTTTGTATGGAACCGATTGGCCGATTAGCACCATGGATTCATACCTTAATTTTGTCGCAAAATTGAAGATAAAGAAAGATTTTCGAGATCTGCTGATGTATAAAAATGCAAAAAAACTATTCAAAATCTAAATTTTTTGTATCTCAGGAGTAACGTAACAGATAGCCATTGGTTGCCAAACTCAAAATTATTTAGATCAAGCTCTGAGCAAAAGTATTGGGACTTTGACCTTGTGTTTTATCGATTCCATGATGTAGTCATAATGATTTTCCTCAAATTGTGATAAATGAGGATGGTCAATGATTAGCAGATCCGTCCTGTGGTCCTTGACGTAATCTATTATCCAGTCAGATATGGATTCTGTCAGGGCAATCTTTGTCTTTACTGGAATGCCTGCCTGTTGTGCAATTCTTTCAAATCTGTCCAAGGATTTTTGTGCAGTTTTCTTTTGCTGTTCTACTGCTTTTGTATCATTTTTTGTCTCAAAAAAGACAAATTTTGGTGGCTTTTTGTATACGCATTCGATTATCGTAACCTTTCCATGGAATGATTTTGCAAGTGCAAGTCCGACTAGAAATGGTTTTTCTTTTACTTTTTGAGTGATGAACGCGACTATGATATTTTTGAACATTATACTGGGTGCTCCGAGTCAGATATTTTGCTCTTTTTTTCCTTGCGTCCAAGGAATCTGATCTTGATCAAATACAAGATACTAAGCGAGATTTCAACTGCGATTGCAACTACAATAAACGCCGCAATTTGGATTACAAAGTTAGGAATCTCAGATAAACGCTGCATAACCTCATCAAGTGAGAAGAACGTTGGACTGAGAAGAAATATACCCAACAGTGCAAATGGAAGCAGCTTTGCCAGATCCTTTGAGAGATCTTCGTTATAGTATGCAGCAATTCTAATTGCTATGATCAACGAGCTTGAAACTAGGAAAACTGTGTCCACAGTCATATCCTGAGCAAGGAAGAACATGAATGACGAATACCCCACAAACCAGAGGGATACAACTATTGGAAAAACAAAGATGTTTGTAGTTATGTATGCGGCAATTCTTGGTATTGCTGAGATCTTTTCACCACTTGCTTTGAACTTCCCACCAGTCAAGCGCTGCTCAATATGTAATGAAAACATGTCTCTTTTGGCAAGAAACCGGTAAAAATGAAAAATGAAGATGCCATAAGCCACCATCCCGATAGAAAAACCAATCAGATCATAGACTGACGATTCGTGTATTATGTTGCGTACAATTTTGTCAAGATAATCAATAAAGATATCTTCAGATATGTTAGACATGCTAAAAGACGGCACTGCCTCATTTGTTGTCAGATCACCCAACAGTGATTTGCTTTCTGGAGATTCCAGTTTCTGTCCAATTCGATCGTCGGAGCCTTGAATTCCATTTTTGTCATCGTCAGACATTTGTGAGAAGGCGGGAACAAAGGTCACCATGGCAACAAATGTCAAAACAAGCAGTTTGTTCAAATTCAGATAATTATCCATGTGATTCCTATTAAACATAGATTTCCGAATGGTTTCATCAACGTGTTAATGATTACGTCGATAGATGCGGCCGCCGGGATTTGAACCCGGGTAACGGGCTTGGAAGGCCAGCGTACTACCAGACTATACTACGGCCGCACAAAATTCAAACAATTCCAGCCTACATAAAAATCGTCTTTTCAAATTCGTACAAAGTTCGAGCGACCACCACATGCGCCTCAAGCGGACTTTGGTCAACGCTTAGAATCGAGTCGAGTCGTTTCCTAGTAGAGTCCTCAAATTCCCCCTTTGGAAACCCGCCGACTACAAGACACGACTCGTCAGTACACGCCTTTGCTGCCTCCTCGTAGCTGCTAGGCTTCCCATCAGACGAGAGTCCTATTACCCTGTCCGGGTTTATCTCGTCCACCAGTTCAGAAAACGTCATCTCGCTTAGTGACAAGAGTGTCTGTCCGTCCGCGGTTACCTTACCGTCAGAGTACAGCTTTTCCATCAGACCTGCGAATCGATGATATGATTTTGGTAGCCTGACCCTTCGGCCCACCTCTATTACGAGATCATCTATGGTGTGCACGTACACGGAAAGCTCGTCCTCCTCGTACAGCGGTATGGTGCACGCCTCAAGCAGGCAAAAATGCACAATGTCCGGCCTGCCGCGTTTGATTTCGTTTTTCATTCCCTTCATTGCTCCAAAGTGCCAAGAGTTGTCAAGTAGTATTTCGGAAGGTCTTTTGTCCATTTTCCTGCAGTATGAGGTGACTGCGTTGTGGTGCCACAGCTCCTTTGGGACCAGCTCCAGTGACGACTCTGCGATAATTATCGATACCATCCGATACGACTATCCGCTCGACTGTATTTGTTTTTTGATTTCAGACCAGCCTGACTTGAGGGAATGTTCCGTGGTTATCAGGCCGGCGTCGCATGTGTAGCTGCCAAGCCTTTGTCGGACAAACTGGTCGCCGCCCACCGACACCTGCGATTCCGCAAATTGCTGGTCTATTGTACAGGTTCCGTCCGGCCTGTCATACAGCCTGTACCACGTGAAAAACTCGATTTCTGAGCTGTTCTTGCGGTAAAACTCGTACGCAAGTCTGATGAACTCGGACTGATCCTCCTCGCTTCCGTTTACATAATCGGACGTGCTCCAGCTGATCTCAAATACTGCTATTTTTTTGCCGGGCGCCAGATCCACCATCTTCTGCAGGTCTTTTTGCGCGTCCTGCGGCGTCTTTGTTATGTCGTTTAGCTTGTCGACTGGAAGATAGGTAAACGCCACAAAGTCGCCCGAGTCGGCAAGCTCTGTCACATAGTTTTCCGTGTTTTTGTTAATTACTCCGTTTAGCGAGAATGCGTTTCCAAATTTGACGTCGGGATGTTTTTGCTTTAGCTCTCTGTATACGTTGTCAAAGTACTCCTTGTACAGGCCTACGCTGCCGTCTGCGTCCTTAAAGTACGAGTCAAGCTCGCCTCCGATGATTACCGAGTCTATGGCGTCATACCTAGACAGTATTGCGTCAAGCGTCCTTGTCGTCTTTTGCTCCAGGCTGGTGCCAAAGCCCGGCGTGCCCATCCAGTCAGGGTACGGGCCGACTATCCTCCCGTTGACCACCGAAAAGTAGAGCGTCACCTTGAGGTTGTTTTTCTTGTTCAGCTCCATCAGTATGTCGGCATCGCGCCAGTTGTACTGGCCCTGTTCCGGCTCTATTCTGTTCCAGAAAAGGTACAGGTTGCTCCTTCCTGCGCCCGTGGATGCTGCCTCGGAATACACCTGCTTTAGCTGATCAAGCGTCACCTCCTGCGTAGGCGTGTTGACTACGAGTCCCAGCTTTTCATTTTGTACCACAATTGGGAACTGCGGTGTGGTAGGCAGTGCCGCCATGATGGCTACTGCCACAGCTATTGCAATGCCAATTGCCAAAAAGATTTTTTTTTCCACTAGAGTGGATTTTGAAAATGAGAGTAAAAAGATTTGTGATAGATTTAGCCTGACGTACAGCCGCTAAATCCGCACTCTATGCAGATGCTACATCCCTCTACAAACACAAGCTTGTTCTTGCACGACGGGCAGAGCATCTCTTCTGATATCTCTTCTTTTGCTTCGCTTTGCATGAGCGGCTCTTCTGGAATCTTTAGCTCAAGTGCGTTGTTTACCATGTTTCGAATGTACGGGTTCTTGATGCTCTTTGCAATGAACTCGTGCAGGTATGAGCTAGGCTCCACTTCGAAGAGTTTCTCTGCGTTGTCGCTGGTCATGTGCAGTACCTGGGTGTGTCTTGAGCCGTCACGGTACACCGTGATTCCCTTGAGCCCAAGTTCGTGCGCAAGAAGGTATGCTGCCTTTACATCATCTGCAGATACGTCGTGAGGCATGTTGATCGTCTTTGCGATTGCGTTACCAATCCAGTCCTGCCATACTGCCTGCGCCATCAGGTGATCTGACCAGTGAATGTCCATTGCTGTGACAAAGATGTTCTGAATCCATTCCGGCACCTCCTTGAGGCCCTTTACGGAGCCATAGTTGTCCGCAATCTTTGCCAGAAGCTCGTCACTGTACAGCCCGTTTTCTCGCAGCACCTGCTCGAAGATCTTGTTGGTATAGAAGAACCTTCCAACGGTTACGCGCTTTTCAAACACTAGTGCAAATGTGGGTTCCATTCCGTTTGAGCAGTCCGCAATCATGGAAAGCGTTCCTGTCGGCGCTACAGTAGTGGTCAGCACGTTTCTGATTCCGTGCTTTTGGATGTTTGCAATGAGTGCGTCCCAGTCGTAATAGTGGCCGCCCTTTGGCTTTTCATAATATCCAGAAACTGGAATCTTGCCCTCTGGGTATTCGGTCCTTGAGCACAGATCAAACTCGCCCCTTGAGCGTGCGAGCGCGATGCTTTCCTCCATGGAATAGTACGTGAGTGCCTCTGCAAGCTTTGATTGGAATTCGTATCCCTCCTTGGAGTTGTACGGGATCCTCAGCTTGTACAGAAGATCCGCCACGCCCATTACGCCCAGCCCGATTCTCCTTGACTCCTTTGATGCGGCGTCGATCTCTGGAACTGGATAGTGGTTCATGTCAATTACATTATCCAAGAATCGTGTCGTCTTGCGGATGGTCTCCTCGTACCTCTGCCAGTCAAACTCGTATTGGCCGTCGGCCTTTCTCTTGACAAGGTTTGCCAGATTGATTGAGCCGAGGTTACACGACTCGTATGGGTAGAGACTCTGCTCACCGCACGGGTTGGTAGCCCTCAGTGGCATACCCCTTGCCTTTGCAAAGACGTTGTACTTGTTGATGTTATCAAAGAAGATGAGTCCCGGCTCTGCGCTCTTCCATGCAGACAGTGCTATGATGTCAATCAGCTGGTGCGCGTTTATCTCGCGTACTGCAGACCTGTCTCTTGGGCTGCGCAGTGTGTATTTTCCGTCCGTGCTGTCAACTAGTGCGGACCAGAAGTCCTCCCAGATTCCAACGCTTACGTTAAAGTTCTCAAGTATGCCGGCCTGTGTCTTGTTGGTGATGAACTTTTCAACGTCCGGATGCCAGACCTCAAGTATGCCCATGTTGGCACCCCTTCTTTTTCCACCCTGCTTGACAACCTCCGTTACCGTGTTTATGATGTTCATAAACGAGACCGGTCCGGATGCCACGCCAGATGTGGATGCGACTATGTCGCCTTCATGTCTTAGATCAGAATAGTTGATCCCCACGCCGCCGCCTGATTTGAATATCAGTGCTGCGTCGGATGTTGACTTCATTATGTCTCCCATGTCGTCAGGCATGCCAAGAACAAAACATGCGGACAATTGCCCAAGTCTTGCTCCCGCATTCATCATGGTTGGCGAGTTTGGCAGGAAGTCCTGCTCTGTCATCAGGGTGTAGTATTCCTGGATGCGCTCTGCATAGTTGTCAAACTTTTTGGCTGCAAGCAGTGTTAGGATCTCCTTGAAGCTCTTCTTCATCTGTCCGCGCTTTGCAAGATAGATGTAGTGGTTGATGAGTCCCCTAAAGTGATATTTGTTTAGGTAATAGCTGCCAACTCTGAACTTGTATTCAAAGTCGTCAAGCTTTGTAAGATACCTTTTTGCCTCCTCGATGTCCTGCGGTGCACCCCTGTCCTTTGAGTACAGTTCGTTGTCGTACAGGATATCTCCGATTCCCACAAGTATTGCCACTCTCTCAAACATCTGGGTCGGGCTTTCTACGATCTCGTTCTTGTTGTTTCTGAGAAGGTATCTAGATGCCAGTACTCGCAGGCAGTTGAGGTCAAACGACTTTGCTACAGAGTCGAGTGATTTTGTGTTAAGCACCTTCATCTTGTCTTCGCGGACCTTGCGGCGCTCGTGTCGGTACAAAATGTAGGACTTTGCAATCTCTCCATAACCCTTTTCGATCAGGGTGGATTCCACCATATCCTGAACGTCCTCTACGCTCGGCGGATTTGCGGCGGAAAATCCTTGTGATATTAGCTTACTTAAGACGCCTGATGTTAGATCATCGGCGATTCTTCGATCTGGGTTGCCGTTAGCAACCAAAGCCTTGTAGATCGCATTTGTTATTTTTTCTTTGTTAAAGTTCGTAATTCGGCCGTCTCTCTTCTTAACGTCAACGATTGAACTTTCAATTTGTGAAAAATCTGTTGTCATAATGTCTCCCCTCACTAGGTAAAATCAGATGAGATATAACTCTGACTGCCAAAGATTTCAGATTTTAGCTCAATAATGTTTACACCGCTACGGGAAATTTCGGAATAGTTGTTCGTGGCCTGGGAAACGAATTCGGTTAATTTGCCAGATGATCCATTTGCCAAGAGGCGTAATGTTTTATCTGACAAAAATGAATGTTGCGGATTTCGATGGCAGGCGCGATCAGTTGAGGATGTACGGCGACTTGCAGTTGGGGCACTTGTCGAATAGCTTCTCGTCCTTGAAGCCGCAGTTGCCGCAGATCGGCACGTCCTTGCTTGGCCTGAACGTGCCTACCAGATCGCCTGTCTTTTCTAGCGCCTTTTTGATCTCTTCTACCTTGGCGTCCTTTTCCAGTTTGAGCCTGACTAGGAGGCCGCCGTTCAGTATCTTCGAGGTCTTGTTTGCCTCGACTATCTTCTCGGCTTTTGCGTTCATAGAGTCCAGTTCGGAGGCGCCAATTACGACCCCTTCTGAGTAGCCCTCGCCGTCAAGGGACTTTTGAACGGACATTTTGCCGTACTTTTCCCCGTCAAGCATGCTAAACCTGGACGTCCCGTCGCTTTCAGTCATTGTAACTATAACAGAGTCTCCCATCTCCTTTCCCTTCTTTTCGGCCACATCAACTGCAGTCTGGATTACCTTGTAGATTATCTCCTGTCCTTCCTTGTCGTTGTGGTAGCCAAGTATGCTAAATATCGCCTCTTTGAGGCCGACCAGATTTACTACCAGTCCGACTGAGCTTCGCTGCATGTACTGCGTATTTGCCGCCAGAACCGGATTAAGGCCGCGCCTTGTCAGATCAGAGATGTCTTTTTTGCGCAGCGACATTGCGGCAAGAGCAGGCTTCATGAGAAGTGCAAGTCTTGCCCTAAAGTATGTCTCGTCCTTGTTTGACTCAAATGCGAGTCGCGGCAGGTTGATTGTAAGCGATTGCAAGTTGATTGACGAGGTGCTGTTCTTGCCCTTGATTCGTATGATTCCACTGTACGATGTCTCGTCCTTTGAGAACAGGACCTTTCCTCCAATCGAGATTATTTCTGCAACTATATCGGACACGTCGGAGATCTTTCCGCCTGAGTGATCGATTATCAGCCCTATTTGCGGCACGGGCGTCATCTTGACGTACGCCTTGTATGCAGAAAGGATTGCCTGAACTACCTTGGCTTCTGCGCCAAGCTCAATCCTAAATGAGACAAGCGTGGATTCTTTTGTGTACTTTGATGTGGTAGATGCAGTCGCAAACGCCGATGCAAGCTTTTCCTCAAGCTCGGATGCATTTTTGGCGTGCTTTGAGCAGAGTTGGACCAGCCCGTCCATTACCACCTCCTTTGAGGCCTCCTTTGATGTAAGCGAGATTATCATGGACAGGGACGCCATCAGGTTGTCAAGCGTCTTGATTGTCGGGATGCGGGTGACGCCCAGGTACTTGCCCTTTAGGTCGATTCCGTCGTCTACAAGCTCCTTTGCGTTAAAGAATATCGTATCTGGAAGCAGCGACCAGATTCCGGGGTTTGATATGTGGATGTCGCCTGACAGGTGCGAGTCGGCTACGTCCTTTGGAAGCGTGTTTAGCAATAGGTTTTCTGAGAATACTGTCTGGCCCGCCTTGAAGAACAGCCCCTGGGCGCCGTTGTCGATGTTGTCTACGTTTGTGAGCATCTCCTGGACGTTAAATACGGGCATGCCCAGCCTTGCCAGCTTGTTTCTGTATTCCTCGTGCCCGTGCTCAAGCAGGACGGAGTTGACCATCTCACGAATGAGCGAGCCTGTAAGGTAGGTAGTCTGGTACTTGTAGATGCGGTTTTCCACCTCTTCTGTGATTTTTTGCGCAAGCTCAAGTGGGAGGCTTCCCTCTCTGACCAGTGACTGGATGATTTTGTGCGAGTTAAATTCCTCAATTGACTCGTGCGAGGTTCGTACGTACATCTTGCCCGACTCTATTATGGAGCGCTCCTCTATTTGTCGCGCCAAGCTGAGGACCAGCTTTCCAAGGTTTGTGATTGTGTAGCGTCTCTCAGACTTGTTTAGTGCCACAAGCGACTGCCTTAGCAGCTTTCTTAGGTGATAAGCGAACTTGCCGCTCTCTTTTTTTGATTTGAAACCGGCCAGCGACTTTAGTTCCGAATAGGTCAGAGGACCCTTGGAGTTTAAGATTCTCAAAATATCAATTCTGTTAGGACTTGCCATGACGGAGAAGATCATTCTCACGCGTTTTGACGTGGACTGTAGGATGCCGCCAGCCTTCTTCGGATCTATTGCTCCGGTGGCGATCTCCATACTCATGACTATGCGTAGAGATCAGGACTAAATAAGATTTGTGACGTGATTTTTAGTAAACTTTTTTGATCAGTTTTTCTGCACTTCTACTGAAAACTCTGATGTCGAGAGGTTCTGACCGCATGACGGGCACTTGTTGTTGTAGTGTTTCATCACATCTTTGATCGACTTTAGCATTTTCATGTTGGAGATCTTTGCTCCGCATTTGCCGCAAATTACGTCAACTGACAACAAGGACAGGAGATTTTCAAAATTATTAAAAATCTTTTTTGAAAATTGTTAATTAACGCAGTAAAATTGATTCACTGCTTTTCCAAGATGATCCCGCGATCGTCATATCCGACGATCTTCACCTTGGATCCTATAGGGAGCTGTGCCGGCGATCCGATCCCTGCCAAAAAGCCAGAAATCCGGAGATCATGGCCGTCAATTATCATGACGACCCAGGCGTACGGCGTGTATTTTTCAAATCCTGCAGGCGGGACCGTGATTATTGTATAGGTTGCAACCGTGCCTGTTCCAGGAAGGAACTGGTTCTCAAACTGCTTGTGGCCGCAGTTCTGGCAGAAGTAGACCGTTGCAAGGTGTTTGTGGCCGCACTTTGTGCACTTTTTGACAAGCACGTTGCCAAGCTTTACCGCATCTATGAACTCGTGTTTTTGTGATGACAAGGTTACACGCTTTGGAATATGTGCACTGCACAGCTTGCGCCTGTTGCGCCGAAATTATGAGTTAAGCCGATTTTTGCGTCCTTTACCGTTCTCTCGCCTGCCTTTCCTGTGAGCTGATCAAATGCCTCCACCACCTGGCCTACGCCTGTTGCGCCGATCGGGTGGCCTTTTGCCTTTAGTCCGCCTGACGGGTTGACTGAGATCTCTCCATTTAGTTTCGTTCTTCCCTCTCGTATTGCCTGAACGCCCTTGCCCTTTTCAAAGAATCCAAGATCTTCCGTGTCCACTATTTCCGCAATCGTAAAGCAATCATGCACTTCTGCAAAGTCGATGTCTTTTGGGGTGACTCCAGCCATCTTGTATGCAGCCTCTGCTGCAAGCTTGGTGCTTGGGATGGTAGTCATGTGATCCCTTCCAGCCAGTGTGGCAGGTGATCCACCCCTTCCTGATCCTATTACCTTCACATAGTCCTTGGAGTGCTCTTTGGCAAACTTTTCGCTGCACAATATTACCGCGCTTGCGCCGTCAGAGAACGGGCAGCAATCGTACAGTTTTAGAGGGCTTGCCACCACCGCGGACTTCATCACGTCGTCAATTGTAATTTTTTTTCTCAGGTGTGCCTTTGGGTTTAGCAGTCCGTTTTCGTGGTTTTTTACCGCGACTTGTGCGAGATCCTCCTCGGTTGCCTTGAACTCGTTAAGGTACGCTCGCGCCATGGATGCAAATAGTCCGGGGAATGATGCACCTGCACCCCCCTCATAGAAGAAATCAGAACAGTATGAAAAGTACGTGGTGGTCCACTCTGTACCGGTGTGAGTTACTTTTTCCACGCCGGCAACTAGGACTGCGTCGTAAAATCCTGCAGCAACGTTTGCAAATGCCTCTCTAAATGAAACTGAGCCGCTGCCGCATGCAGACTCGATTGACAGCGACGGCTTTTCTGGGATGCCAAGGTTGCTCATGATTACAGGGCCCAAGTGAACCTGCTTGTCTGCTATTCCAAACACGTTGGAGATGTATCCTGCTTGGATCTCCCTTGGCTCTATTCCTGCGCTCTCTATTGCGCCTACGGATGCCTGAAGCGTGATATCGGTGATGCTGTCGTCAAGTTTTCCATATTTTGTGCTTCCAGCACCAAGAACGCAGACCTTTTCCACAAATCCCAGTGACCAAGTCCATATAAAATCCTTCAAGGGGTTATTCATCAGTGAAAAGATCACCGGCGGTCCTACTGAAAAAAAAATCAAAGTCTCCAAGTAGTATCAGGGTGACAAAACGCAAAGTCGATTCATTGAGAACCGAGATCAGGCAGTACTACGACAAGAACAGCTACCTGTCATGGTCTGAAAGCAAGAAAATGTACATAATTTTGGGTTCAAATGAGCCAAAAAACGGGCTCGTTGCGTGCCCCCAGTGCAAGATCGGCAAGCTTTTGATGATTCGATCAAGGAAAACTCGGAAGCGGTTCATCGGATGCTCCAACTATTACAACGGATGCACCGCATCGTCTCCGCTGCTGCAAAAGGCGATGCTAAAGGCAACTAGGATCCCCTGCCAGGTGTGCTCCTGGCCGATCATCATCTACAGATATTCCAGAAAGCAGAAATGGATGCGCCAGTGCGCCAACATGAAATGCGAGAGCAGAAAGCCTAAAGCTTGAGATTTGTATAGACGTCGGTTCTCCGATTTCTCAGCAGCGGCAGCACCTTGCGCGTCTGCCTTACCACATCAAGCGAGATGTCAACAAGTCCGATTCCCTGTCTCTTTTTCATGTCAAGCAGGATTTTTCCGTACGGGTCTACCACCATGCTCCTCCCGCAGTAGATGTTTCCCACCTGATCCGGGGCGATCACGTAGCATCCGTTTTCGATTGCGCGCGCCTTGTTGATTGATATCCAGTGCTCCTCCTTCATCTTTCCCTGCACCCACGCAGAAGGCACGACGAGAACTTGCGAGCCCGACGACGCAAGGATGCGGGACATTTCCGGGAACCGCAGGTCGTAGCATATGAGCATGCCAGTCTTTCCCATGCTGGTATTTACTGGAACGGATATCTTGGATCCGGGCTCTAGTTTTGCAGATTCCCTAAAT
Above is a window of Candidatus Nitrosotenuis cloacae DNA encoding:
- a CDS encoding GNAT family N-acetyltransferase; translation: MSRDPDKSQVIVRNITQNDILKIVELQKAAFPYMAAEGVIWKPEHLKSHIALFPEGQFCAEYKDAIIGSCSSLMITLTPEYKEHTWKEVCGDSFFKNHDPNGDTLYAADVSTHPDHRRLGVASKLYEARKSLAIRKNLKRIIGGGRLFNYCEHAEITPHDYVMKVKRGEIQEPVLMFQLSNGFEFIKILPNYLKDARSLNYATFIEWRNPQYRRAN
- a CDS encoding amidohydrolase family protein; this encodes MIIDCHVHINQYELMQDVPTLEGRLEALQMEMTNNNVDYALILSSYKTDEYRPSARQIMEAIRKYDNLGLVAGFSIDNHTDEDLKDYRGWIKDGHVKGLKIYSGYEHYYPYDERYQKVYDMCIEFDVPVMVHTGDTLSKKSKLRYAQPLNLDDVAVDNPELKIIMCHVGNPWIEDAQEVIYKNKNVYGDISGFVVGDFDHYFEKMMSEKISELINYAGEPKYLLYGTDWPISTMDSYLNFVAKLKIKKDFRDLLMYKNAKKLFKI
- a CDS encoding universal stress protein — translated: MFKNIIVAFITQKVKEKPFLVGLALAKSFHGKVTIIECVYKKPPKFVFFETKNDTKAVEQQKKTAQKSLDRFERIAQQAGIPVKTKIALTESISDWIIDYVKDHRTDLLIIDHPHLSQFEENHYDYIMESIKHKVKVPILLLRA
- a CDS encoding ribosome biogenesis protein, which produces MVSIIIAESSLELVPKELWHHNAVTSYCRKMDKRPSEILLDNSWHFGAMKGMKNEIKRGRPDIVHFCLLEACTIPLYEEDELSVYVHTIDDLVIEVGRRVRLPKSYHRFAGLMEKLYSDGKVTADGQTLLSLSEMTFSELVDEINPDRVIGLSSDGKPSSYEEAAKACTDESCLVVGGFPKGEFEDSTRKRLDSILSVDQSPLEAHVVVARTLYEFEKTIFM
- a CDS encoding adenosylcobalamin-dependent ribonucleoside-diphosphate reductase translates to MTTDFSQIESSIVDVKKRDGRITNFNKEKITNAIYKALVANGNPDRRIADDLTSGVLSKLISQGFSAANPPSVEDVQDMVESTLIEKGYGEIAKSYILYRHERRKVREDKMKVLNTKSLDSVAKSFDLNCLRVLASRYLLRNNKNEIVESPTQMFERVAILVGIGDILYDNELYSKDRGAPQDIEEAKRYLTKLDDFEYKFRVGSYYLNKYHFRGLINHYIYLAKRGQMKKSFKEILTLLAAKKFDNYAERIQEYYTLMTEQDFLPNSPTMMNAGARLGQLSACFVLGMPDDMGDIMKSTSDAALIFKSGGGVGINYSDLRHEGDIVASTSGVASGPVSFMNIINTVTEVVKQGGKRRGANMGILEVWHPDVEKFITNKTQAGILENFNVSVGIWEDFWSALVDSTDGKYTLRSPRDRSAVREINAHQLIDIIALSAWKSAEPGLIFFDNINKYNVFAKARGMPLRATNPCGEQSLYPYESCNLGSINLANLVKRKADGQYEFDWQRYEETIRKTTRFLDNVIDMNHYPVPEIDAASKESRRIGLGVMGVADLLYKLRIPYNSKEGYEFQSKLAEALTYYSMEESIALARSRGEFDLCSRTEYPEGKIPVSGYYEKPKGGHYYDWDALIANIQKHGIRNVLTTTVAPTGTLSMIADCSNGMEPTFALVFEKRVTVGRFFYTNKIFEQVLRENGLYSDELLAKIADNYGSVKGLKEVPEWIQNIFVTAMDIHWSDHLMAQAVWQDWIGNAIAKTINMPHDVSADDVKAAYLLAHELGLKGITVYRDGSRHTQVLHMTSDNAEKLFEVEPSSYLHEFIAKSIKNPYIRNMVNNALELKIPEEPLMQSEAKEEISEEMLCPSCKNKLVFVEGCSICIECGFSGCTSG
- the nrdD gene encoding anaerobic ribonucleoside-triphosphate reductase, producing MEIATGAIDPKKAGGILQSTSKRVRMIFSVMASPNRIDILRILNSKGPLTYSELKSLAGFKSKKESGKFAYHLRKLLRQSLVALNKSERRYTITNLGKLVLSLARQIEERSIIESGKMYVRTSHESIEEFNSHKIIQSLVREGSLPLELAQKITEEVENRIYKYQTTYLTGSLIREMVNSVLLEHGHEEYRNKLARLGMPVFNVQEMLTNVDNIDNGAQGLFFKAGQTVFSENLLLNTLPKDVADSHLSGDIHISNPGIWSLLPDTIFFNAKELVDDGIDLKGKYLGVTRIPTIKTLDNLMASLSMIISLTSKEASKEVVMDGLVQLCSKHAKNASELEEKLASAFATASTTSKYTKESTLVSFRIELGAEAKVVQAILSAYKAYVKMTPVPQIGLIIDHSGGKISDVSDIVAEIISIGGKVLFSKDETSYSGIIRIKGKNSTSSINLQSLTINLPRLAFESNKDETYFRARLALLMKPALAAMSLRKKDISDLTRRGLNPVLAANTQYMQRSSVGLVVNLVGLKEAIFSILGYHNDKEGQEIIYKVIQTAVDVAEKKGKEMGDSVIVTMTESDGTSRFSMLDGEKYGKMSVQKSLDGEGYSEGVVIGASELDSMNAKAEKIVEANKTSKILNGGLLVRLKLEKDAKVEEIKKALEKTGDLVGTFRPSKDVPICGNCGFKDEKLFDKCPNCKSPYILN
- a CDS encoding Zn-ribbon domain-containing OB-fold protein, producing the protein MSSQKHEFIDAVKLGNVLVKKCTKCGHKHLATVYFCQNCGHKQFENQFLPGTGTVATYTIITVPPAGFEKYTPYAWVVMIIDGHDLRISGFLAGIGSPAQLPIGSKVKIVGYDDRGIILEKQ